The following proteins are encoded in a genomic region of Triticum dicoccoides isolate Atlit2015 ecotype Zavitan chromosome 1B, WEW_v2.0, whole genome shotgun sequence:
- the LOC119321308 gene encoding probable serine/threonine protein phosphatase 2A regulatory subunit B''delta, which translates to MEVEAARRDASALDPELLQLPELAPGALRENSSIAEALYLQWLVLPESSKLVKSLIEDAKAGATLNVAGSSASTNATSSSSLPSMFPAGSAPPLSPRSTAGSPRVMRRGSSAGPSSLGSPLKLVSEPVREVIPQFYFKHGRPPPKDLREQCLSRLDHLFFAGEGLQIQEFRPVIKDICKLPSYLSGVLFKKIDATCSGTVTRDAFIDYWFNDNKITMDTATQIFEILRKPGYSYLTQEDFKPVLKELLATHPGLEFLQGTPEFQDRYAETVIYRIFYSINRSGNGHLTLRELKRGNLVAAMQQLDEEEDINKILRYFSYEHFYVIYCKFWELDTDHDFLIDKENLIRYGNHSLTYRIVDRVFSQVPRKFTSMTEGKMGYEDFVYFILSEEDKSSEPSLEYWFKCIDLDGNGILTTNEMQFFYEEQLHRMECMAQEPVLFEDILCQMIDMIGPENETYFTLRDLKKCKLSGNIFNILFNLNKFMAFETRDPFLIRQERENPSLTEWDRFAHREYIRLSMEEDGEDASNGSGDVWDESLEAPF; encoded by the exons ATGGAGGTGGAAGCGGCGAGGAGGGATGCGTCGGCGCTTGACCCGGAGCTGCTGCAGCTGCCAGAGCTCGCGCCGGGCGCGCTCCGGGAGAACTCAAGCATAGCCGAGGCACTCTACTTGCAGTGGCTCGTGCTGCCTGAGTCGTCCAAGCTG GTGAAATCTTTGATTGAAGATGCAAAAGCCGGTGCCACACTGAATGTTGCTGGGAGCTCTGCTAGCACAAATGCCACTTCAAGTAGTTCTTTGCCGTCAATGTTCCCTGCTGGTAGTGCCCCCCCACTTTCTCCCAGGAGCACTGCTGGCTCTCCCCGTGTTATGAGACGAGGATCTAGTGCTGGACCATCATCCTTGGGATCTCCTCTAAAATTAGTCAGTGAACCTGTGAGAGAAGTTATACCCCAG TTTTACTTCAAACATGGGCGCCCTCCACCAAAAGATTTGAGGGAGCAGTGTTTGTCTAGACTAGATCACCTTTTTTTTGCCGGGGAAGGACTCCAGATTCAAG AATTCAGACCAGTAATAAAAGACATATGCAAGTTGCCATCGTACCTCTCTGGTGTTCTTTTCAAGAAGATTGACGCCACTTGCTCTGGAACTGTAACAAG AGATGCGTTTATCGATTACTGGTTTAATGACAATAAGATCACAATGGACACAGCTACCCAGATATTTGAAATACTAAGAAAGCCAGGTTACAGTTATCTCACTCAG GAGGATTTTAAGCCTGTTCTAAAAGAACTCCTGGCAACTCACCCAGGTTTAGAGTTTTTACAAGGCACTCCCGAGTTTCAGGACAGATATG CTGAGACTGTGATATACAGAATCTTCTACTCCATAAATAGATCTGGAAATGGTCATCTTACCCTTAGAGAGCTAAAACGTGGGAATTTAGTAGCTGCAATGCAGCAATTGGATGAGGAAGAGGATATCAACAAAATACTGAG ATATTTCTCATATGAGCATTTTTATGTAATCTACTGCAAATTTTGGGAGCTGGACACAGATCATGATTTCTTGATTGACAAAGAGAACCTTATCAGATATGGAAATCATTCGTTGACCTATAGAATAGTCGATAGAGTCTTTTCACAG GTCCCAAGAAAATTCACAAGCATGACCGAAGGAAAGATGGGTTATGAGGATTTTGTTTACTTCATCTTGTCAGAGGAAGATAAATCATCTGAGCCCAGCCTTGAGTACTG GTTTAAGTGCATTGATCTTGATGGCAATGGTATTTTAACTACCAATGAAATGCAGTTTTTCTATGAGGAGCAGTTGCATCGTATGGAGTGCATGGCACAGGAACCTGTGCTTTTTGAGGACATACTATGCCAAATGATTGATATGATTGGACCAGAG AATGAGACATATTTTACATTGAGGGACTTGAAAAAGTGTAAACTCTCGGGAAATATATTCAATATCTTATTTAATCTCAACAAATTTATGGCATTTGAAACTCGTGATCCATTCCTCATTCGCCAG GAGCGTGAAAATCCAAGTCTAACTGAGTGGGATCGGTTCGCCCATAGGGAATATATCAGGCTGTCGATGGAAGAGGATGGTGAAGATGCTTCAAATGGAAGTGGTGATGTGTGGGACGAGTCACTTGAAGCTCCATTTTGA